Proteins encoded in a region of the Pelmatolapia mariae isolate MD_Pm_ZW linkage group LG16_19, Pm_UMD_F_2, whole genome shotgun sequence genome:
- the LOC134645826 gene encoding olfactory receptor 6N1-like, translated as MDNVPNVRSFILLGFNETMNFRVPLFSVTLLYYCVILFFNISLVLLIVLDENLHEPMYIFLSSFCINALYGTTGFYPKFLSDLLSSSHNISYEGCLLQAFIMYSFVCCDLSILAVMAFDRYLAICRPLHYHSFMTKRRLSQLVCFSWLTPLCTFSINIILTTRIKLCGINIQRVLCVNWVIVKLACPETDTLSNNINAYVILVVYLSHWLFILWTYIYLIKTCVRSSEDRVKFTQTCVPHLISLIIFLTVMSFDSMYLRFGFRDLPQSLQNFITIEFLIIPPAMNPLIYGFKLTKIRNRILSLIYLKKK; from the coding sequence aTGGATAATGTGCCTAATGTAAGAAGTTTCATTCTATTAGGATTTAATGAGACGATGAATTTCAGAGTACCCCTCTTCTCAGTTACTTTACTGTATTattgtgtgattttgtttttcaatatcTCTCTTGTGCTGCTCATTGTCTTGGATGAAAACCTCCATGAACCTATGTACATTTTCCTGAGTAGCTTTTGCATTAATGCACTTTATGGGACCACAGGTTTCTACCCCAAATTCCTTTCAGACTTACTTTCATCTTCTCATAATATCTCATATGAAGGCTGCCTTTTACAAGCTTTTATCATGTACTCATTTGTCTGCTGTGATTTGTCCATTTTAGCTGTTATGGCCTTTGACAGGTATCTGGCTATATGTCGACCTCTGCACTACCACTCTTTCATGACTAAGAGGAGGCTCTCTCAGTTGGTGTGTTTCTCCTGGCTGACTCCTTTATGCACTTTCTCCATCAATATCATATTAACAACAAGAATCAAGTTATGTGGTATAAACATACAGAGAGTCTTATGTGTAAACTGGGTAATTGTTAAACTTGCTTGTCCTGAAACTGACACACTTTCAAACAACATCAATGCATATGTAATACTTGTCGTTTATCTGTCTCATTGGCTTTTCATACTTTGGACTTACATATATCTTATTAAAACATGTGTGAGGTCCAGCGAGGACAGGGTAAAGTTTACGCAGACCTGTGTGCCACATCTGATCTCTTTGATCATATTTCTCACTGTAATGTCTTTTGATTCGATGTATTTGCGATTTGGCTTCAGAGATTTACCCCAAAGCCTCCAAAACTTCATCACTATTGAATTTCTCATCATCCCTCCAGCTATGAATCCTCTCATATATGGATTTAAACTCACTAAAATACGAAACAGAATCTTGagtttaatttatttgaaaaagaaatga
- the LOC134644004 gene encoding LOW QUALITY PROTEIN: olfactory receptor 5B21-like (The sequence of the model RefSeq protein was modified relative to this genomic sequence to represent the inferred CDS: inserted 1 base in 1 codon) has protein sequence MDNVSNVESFVLLGFNDTMNFRVPLFIITLLHYCVILFFNISLVLLIFLDENLHEPIYIFLSSFXNNALYGTTGFYPKFLSDLLSSFHHISYEGCLLQAFIMYSFASCDLSILAVMAFDRYLAICRPLHYHSFMTKRRLSQLVCFSWLTPFCIFSINIPITSRVKLCGINIQRVLCLDWLIVKLACLEVNTFLKNTGPYATLIVYIFHGFFIIWTYMHLIKTCMRSSEDRVKFMQTCVPHLTSLIIFLFVMVFQSIYRRFDSTDSSRTFQNFIAIEFLIIPSVMNPLIYGFKLTKIQNRILTSVYLNRK, from the exons ATGGATAATGTGTCTAATGTGGAAAGTTTTGTTCTATTAGGATTTAATGACACAATGAATTTCAGAGTACCCCTCTTCATAATAACTTTACTGCATTattgtgtgattttgtttttcaatatcTCTCTTGTGCTGCTCATTTTCTTGGATGAAAACCTGCATGAACCTATATACATTTTTCTTAGTAGCT TGAATAATGCACTTTATGGGACCACAGGTTTCTACCCAAAATTCCTTTCAGACTTACTGTCATCTTTTCATCACATCTCATATGAAGGATGCTTGCTACAAGCTTTTATCATGTACTCATTTGCCTCCTGTGATTTGTCCATTTTAGCTGTTATGGCCTTTGACAGGTATCTGGCTATATGTCGACCTCTGCACTACCACTCTTTCATGACTAAGAGGAGGCTCTCTCAGCTGGTGTGTTTCTCCTGGCTAACACCTTTCTGCATTTTCTCCATCAATATCCCAATAACATCAAGAGTCAAGTTATGTGGTATAAACATTCAGAGAGTCTTATGTCTAGACTGGTTAATTGTTAAACTTGCTTGTCTTGAAGTcaacacctttttaaaaaatactggtCCATATGCAACACTTATTGTTTATATATTTCATGGCTTTTTCATAATTTGGACTTACATGCATCTTATTAAAACATGCATGAGGTCCAGTGAAGACAGGGTAAAGTTTATGCAGACATGTGTGCCCCATCTGACCTCTTTGATCATATTTCTCTTTGTAATGGTTTTTCAGTCGATATATAGGCGATTTGACTCCACAGATTCATCTCGAACCTTCCAAAATTTCATTGCTATTGAGTTTCTCATTATCCCTTCAGTTATGAATCCTCTCATATATGGATTCAAACTcaccaaaatacaaaacagaatcCTGACTTCAGTTTATcttaacagaaaataa
- the LOC134645835 gene encoding olfactory receptor 2G6-like — translation MDNVSNVESFVLSGFNETMTFRVPLFSCTFLYYCLILFFNISLVLLIVFDENLHEPMYILLSSSCINALYGTTGFYPKFLSDLLSSSHNISYEGCLLQAFIMYSFASCDLSILAVMAFDRYLAICRPLHYHSFMTKRRLSQLVSFSWLTPLCIFSINVLLTSRIKLCGINIQRVLCVNWVIVKLACPEADTLSNNINAYVIVVFYLSHWLFIIWTYIYLIKTCARSSEDRVKFTQTCVPHLISLIIFLTVMSFDSMYLRYGSRDLPQSLQNFITIEFLIIPPVMNPLIYGFKLTKIRNRILSLIYLKSK, via the coding sequence ATGGATAATGTGTCTAATGTAGAAAGTTTCGTTCTGTCAGGATTTAATGAGACAATGACTTTCAGAGTACCCCTCTTCTCATGCACCTTCCTGTATTATtgtctaattttatttttcaatatttCTCTTGTGCTCCTCATTGTCTTTGATGAAAACCTCCATGAACCTATGTACATTTTACTGAGCAGCTCTTGCATTAATGCACTTTATGGGACCACAGGTTTCTACCCAAAATTCCTTTCAGACTTACTGTCATCTTCTCATAATATCTCATATGAAGGCTGCCTTTTACAAGCTTTTATCATGTACTCATTTGCCTCCTGTGATTTGTCCATTTTAGCTGTTATGGCCTTTGACAGGTATCTGGCTATATGTCGACCTCTGCACTACCACTCTTTCATGACTAAGAGGAGGCTCTCTCAGCTGGTGAGTTTCTCCTGGCTAACACCTTTATGCATTTTCTCCATCAATGTCCTGCTAACATCAAGAATCAAGTTATGTGGTATAAACATACAGAGAGTCTTATGTGTAAACTGGGTAATTGTTAAACTTGCTTGTCCTGAAGCTGACACACTTTCAAACAACATCAATGCATATGTAATAGTTGTCTTTTATCTGTCTCATTGGCTTTTCATAATTTGGACTTACATATATCTTATTAAAACATGTGCGAGGTCCAGCGAGGACAGGGTAAAGTTTACGCAGACCTGTGTACCACATCTCATCTCTTTGATCATATTTCTCACTGTAATGTCTTTTGATTCGATGTATTTGCGATATGGCTCCAGAGATTTACCCCAAAGCCTCCAAAACTTCATCACTATTGAATTTCTCATCATCCCTCCAGTTATGAATCCTCTCATATATGGATTTAAACTCACTAAAATACGAAACAGAATCTTGagtttaatttatttgaaaagCAAATGA
- the LOC134645741 gene encoding olfactory receptor 6C4-like yields MDNVSIITVFTLSGLSGIGNYKITVFIFTLLCYCVIWLVNLTIIVTVIVDKKLHEPMYIFLCNLCVNGLYGTAAFYPKFLYDLLSTTHVISYAGCLLQGFVVHSSVAADFSLLALMAYDRYVAICRPLVYHSLMTKQRVCIFVFFAWLTPFYLLLMSTITTATSRLCGSHIQRIYCINWLISNLACSASVAKVIIPAFNYTFYFGHAVFIFWSYVHLIKTCQSSKENWNKFMQTCVPHLFSLAVVVVSFLFDMLYMRFGSKEIPQSFENFMAMEILLIPPIINPLMYGFKLTQIRNRVLNFICGKSSALRLKS; encoded by the coding sequence ATGGATAATGTTTCAATAATTACTGTTTTTACTCTTTCAGGTTTAAGTGGTATAGGAAACTACAAGAtcactgtctttatttttactttactgtGTTACTGTGTGATTTGGCTGGTAAATTTGACAATAATTGTGACAGTCATTGTGGATAAAAAACTTCATGAACCCATGTACATCTTCCTCTGCAATCTGTGTGTCAATGGACTCTACGGGACAGCTGCATTTTATCCCAAGTTTCTCTACGATCTACTGTCCACCACTCATGTCATCTCTTATGCAGGATGCCTTTTACAGGGTTTTGTAGTGCACTCTTCAGTTGCTGCTGACTTCTCTCTTCTAGCTCTCATGGCCTATGACAGATACGTAGCTATATGTCGACCTCTTGTGTACCACTCTCTGATGACTAAACAAAGAGTTTGTATCTTCGTATTTTTTGCTTGGCTTACTCCCTTTTACCTTCTCTTAATGAGCACGATAACAACAGCAACATCGAGGTTATGTGGCTCACACATACAAAGGATCTACTGTATAAATTGGTTAATTTCTAATCTAGCTTGCTCTGCCTCTGTAGCTAAAGTTATTATTCCCGCTTTTAATTACACCTTTTATTTTGGTCATGCCGTTTTTATCTTCTGGTCTTATGTACATCTGATCAAAACATGTCAGTCATCCAAAGAAAACTGGAACAAATTCATGCAGACATGTGTACCACATTTATTCTCTTTAGCAGTCGTTgttgtgtcttttctttttgatatgTTATACATGCGATTTGGCTCAAAAGAAATACCACAAAGTTTTGAGAATTTCATGGCAATGGAAATTCTCCTCATCCCACCAATTATTAATCCCCTCATGTATGGATTTAAATTGACACAAATAAGAAACAGAGTTTTGAATTTTATATGTGGTAAAAGTTCAGCTTTGAGATTAAAGTCATGA